GGTGACGTGGACGGCGGTGTCGCCGAAGCCGGCGGCCTCGCGCCACTCGGCACGCTCCGCGGCGCGGTGCGCCAGCCAGGCCGTCGCCCGGGTGAAGTAGCCGTCCAGGACGGCCCGTTGCAGGGCGTCGGCGGCGGCGGCCTGCTCGGGGTCGGCGGGGAGGAGTCCCAGCTGGTGAAGGCGGCGGTCGCCCGCCAGGGCTTCTCCCGGCCGTGCCCGCCGCCCGCCTCCTCCACCAGGCCGTACTTGGCGAGCTGGCGCAGGTGGAAGGAGCAGCTCGCCACCGATTCGGTGCCGAGCAGCTCCGCCGCGCGGGTCGCGGTCAGCGGTCCCTCGCGGCGGAGCAGGCCCACCAGGGCCATCCGGGTCGGATGGGCGTACGC
The DNA window shown above is from Streptomyces sp. TLI_171 and carries:
- a CDS encoding helix-turn-helix domain-containing protein, with translation MSEPPPAIRLTDPRALRAYAHPTRMALVGLLRREGPLTATRAAELLGTESVASCSFHLRQLAKYGLVEEAGGGHGREKPWRATAAFTSWDSSPPTPSRPPPPTPCNGPSWTATSPGRRPGWRTAPRSVPSGARPPASATPPSTSPLPNSPN